DNA from Plectropomus leopardus isolate mb chromosome 11, YSFRI_Pleo_2.0, whole genome shotgun sequence:
ttaagtcagactaacttgatttatatatttatttattagattgATGAAGTTGCAAACACTTAAAGATAAATTTAATCAAGTGTGCCATTTTTaagatgcaacaacttcacaattCAATTTCAAATAAACCTAACACTTAAATATAAAGCAAAAGTTTTTCAAGTTAATGGATTTCCAAGTCCTGTTGTGTCAACTTgtttcataaaaatacaaatatgattgacttgTTTGCAACCAGGAGAACACAGATATATAGCATAGTAAAGCTGGTTTACTGAATAtactaaaactgaaattaaacttgtcatttttgagttgcaacaacttcacaaaattaggtATATAACTAAATTCTGAgcaaacttaacaattagatataaagtaaaaataaattaagacttATAgtaatatttacttatttttttctaggcaatcagtttcctcattttctttttgagtaATATCAACTAGTAAGGGACCTTTTTACACTGTAAACtcacaagttgatcttacttttaaaaaactggaaaCTTGCAAATTGATTGCTTTGATAATTGCAGGTTAATAGgacttttagttttaatttatgtatattttgttcCTAATTGTTAAATTGACTATGtatgttgtatttacttaattttgtgaagttgttgtaacttacAAGTGATTAGTGAATTAaccttttctttcaaaattatagCAACTTTAAGTGTAAGTAAAcgaagttagtctgacttaactgaaaaatattatgtattttgaaGTTGTCTAAATCTtgattgaatatatatatatatttagtaaagtcagagaaaaaggtttaatctgaatattttttttttttattaaagtggatttgttttgattgtataatttcatttgttttgtacaAATACTTGTCTCAAGGTGTAAAGAATGTTGAGACAGAATTTAGAATTTTGTTGCGCTTACTTTATTAAACAGTTTCCTAAATACtttcaaataaacacaactgTTTTGTGAAGTCTGACTTCCTTGATATTCTGAAGTTTCACTTAGAAAAAATATAAGCTAAAGTAACATAAgaacagttacatttatttacctttttcaaggcaatctctttcctagattttttaaaagatctcCTTGTCCGATTTTATAGTGTATATTGTGACTACTAGCTTTGACAATggtctaaaaataatttaacaatggCTTAAAAATCAGTTATTAAAGGCAGAACCTTTTGGGTTGCCAGcatattaaaaatatctttgagtgtttttttatcctttcaatgcagtttgaaaaagtttttcagCACATTCCCAGTGCCAGACCTAGCACATTTGGGGACCGTCCAAAAAGTTAagctttattgtatttattataaacAAGAACGagaactaatttaaaaaaaaaaatccaaacaaacaactaagccaatatgtatatgtatatatacatatacatatacacacacacacacacacacacacacacacacacacacacacacacacacatatctatatctatatatctacatatatatatatatatatatatatatatatatatatatatatatatatgggtaGTTTGTTATATATACATAACAAACTACCCATCTGTCACTTTGCTGTCAGTTCCTTCAATTTTGTGTATTGCAATTTAGCCCCTTTTTGGCTCTCTTACAAACGTTTATCAAGTCTGCAGttgtaaacattaataaattaattaatggaTAAAGAAATGCTACTAAATTATAAACTTAATATCAAACATAGCTTTGGAATAATAACtacatttacttttaaagatatatttctcagattttgcaGTTTATAAAGTAGTTAAAACTAGGTCAACTGTGACCAAAACCAACATTAAAGTACTGCTTAATACTCACACGATGATACAATGATTTAACTGTTGcctaataacaataacaacacttaAAGTAGCCATCTTGCATTAAGAGGTCTTTATATTTTGTTGCCAATACTTTGAAAGCTTTTATTTAGGTgaaattttgaataatttatataatactGTTGTAATGCTACTTTTACTGAGGTAAATAGTTTGattacttcttccaccactagAACAATTAAGAATGACCAGTTGATGAGTGTACTAACGGTTTTGTGCTTACAACAGTAATTATCCGTCTGAAAGAGGTGGTGTGATGTGCTGTTAGACTACAAAAAAAGTCCCCACGATTCCATTCATGCCTTCTTTGCATACCAATCATTCAGCTGTTTCTTACCAAACCCAGACACGCTCAGCTCACATGCACAACAGGTGATTTCCTCAACCAATCCTGTGCCTGATCGCATGATGCAACTAAACCTCcagaaaatacaacacaatgTAGTGTACACAGTTTTAATCGGAAATTCTCACACAGATGTCAAAATGGTCACAATGAGGCTTGGGAGACTCTTAAAACTTCCTTTAGCTTTCTATGTATAGCTCACATGCCAttaaatgacatcatttatGACACACTAACAAATTACCTGCAATCAGTAGGTAGTATCCTAACGTTTAGCTCGCCATTTACAATGTGGACAAACTgcaatcacaacatttttttaggcCAAGGGAGGAACACACGCCCACATGACGGTGTCTTTAGATGTCCAACAAAAAGCAGTTAGGAGCTGTTGTGAGGCGTCACTATGACTCACCGCAGGAACCTGCACTAACTACCAAAAGCTGGGATAATACGAGCTGGTAAGGACACATTATTTGATTTATATCACTCAGTGACAATTTATTCCTCTGACAAAGCAATATTAGTTCACAATGCCTTTCATATTCAACAAACTGTTTATATATGCCACTTTGCTTTCATTACTGGAATCTGACACTTGTGGATATCCCATGCGTTCCTCAAGTGGTGAGAAATTATTTCCTTTTCTAAGACATAAATGTTTCTTGTCTTCTTaggaaacagccaaaaacattacaaatgaTGGCAGGTAATAGTAAAAACTCATCTGaagaaacaaataattttttaaagtgagagCCCTGTTAGAGCTATCTTAATGTTATTATGTCTGTGTAGATCACGGAGACCCTTGTAATGGGCAGGAAGCCACCTACTGCATGAATGGAGGGACATGCTATAAAATACCTTCCATGAATACACTCTCCTGTGTgtaagtaaaatataaaaagttgtCTCTGAGTCTTCAGAAACCTTTAACTTTTATGTTGTTGACGTCACAAGATGACAATGCTGCTGAAAAAATTCCTTTGTGCTGACAGTCTGCCTACATTTCTTTCTACGTCGTATCTTAAAAATCAGGTGCAATGAGAATAACAAAGGCAGCCGATGTGAGCAGTTCCAGCTCTTAATCAGCTCCACTGATGCAGGGCAGGCAGGGTTAATTGCAGCCGTGGTCATTGTTGCCCTATTCGTCTTAGTGATGCTGGCAGTTGTTATCTACTACATATACAAGTAAGTACATTACAGATTCAAACGTTCCTCGAGTGTGTATAAATTGCATTTAGGATGTGAAAGTGTTTTATGTTATACTTTTTTGGTATTACTGTACTTCAGCCAGAATGTACTCTTTTAAAGCTAATAACCATTGCTTATGTCCACACGCAGGATGTTGAAAGCCAAGCAGCAGAGCCAACAGAACAATCAGCAACAATATTGGAGAGTAAAACCAAGAGTATGACCTTTCTTCTCATGCACACTTGTTTCTCTTTTGGCTGTTTGCTATGTGGGATGATGACAGAATTCTCAGAGATGAGTGTCACATGCAAGGTTCAAAAATGCTAAAGATGCCTTTATCTAAAGCCAGGTGACCAGCTAATTAATTGTCTCATGAGAATTCTGGAGTCCATGCCGTTTGCTACAGAAAGGTGTgattcatttacacacacagaaacacctacacacacacacacacacacacacacacgcacggtGTGAAACAAGTGTGAGTGGGTGGGAATTGAATCACACCTTGCACTGTAGCACTGCTACCACAGCTATGAAGTTGGCACTGGTGTTACTCATATTAAATCACATTTCAATCTATGTGCTTTGcctgaaatgtatttatgaaGCATAGTTGgactatgtaaaaaaatatatctattttgtgaaatattattAACACTGAACTTGAAATATGGATTTACAAAATTATCCCTTGTATCAGTTATGTAATATGGTCAATATGCTATtggtaaatattttgtttaattgtgtAAATATATGCAATGATCCCTACTGAATGATTTGACTGTGTGATTAGTGGTGTGAGACTGcgtgcatgcacgcacacacacacacaattggaCTAGTCACTCTCCATGCGCAACACTCAACATCAGCACTTCATTCCCACCCTCAACTTTTAGCCTTTTCTTAACCTAATCCTAAATTTAATCTCAACCCTAAACCATAATTGCCACTTGATGCAGCCAGGACGAGCCAGGATGAcctaatttttcaaaaatatcttcactctgcagttttaaaactcaaaactaGCTCTCACAAAGCTGGACATGCAGGAACACGGAGCAAACTTAGTGACACACTGTGTTGGAGTCTGTATAATTAGCGTATCCCAAGCCATTCATCAGTCCccttaaatctaaaaacaggGGCACAGGAGATCCCAGGAGGCTTCTAATGAAAATAGTGGCATCAAATCTGCTTCAATTCAGCGAGGTTAGGACAGAATTAAAACTTGTTGGGCCGCATTGACAATAGTTTGTTAGTCTTTCCATTTTGATGGACTTCCAGGATTCTCTAACAGTTGCCGACAACCAAttggaggtaaaaaaaagaaaagaacttgGACTGCTGACAGCTCAGTTATTCTTTAAAATTCTATTCACCATCAATGGGCTAGCTTTGCAGCACACTCATTGCTGGTTTTGTTTAATCCAAATACAAACTCAGGATTGTGCTCTTGACTAAAGTCAGTTTTGACACTGAGTACACTGAAAAAGTCACCCTGTTGATTATTGACAGAGTGACAGTATTTAACTGACACACAAGTGTGTCGAGTGAAGCcggttttatttgtattgccAAATATCACAAATCGCCTCAAGGGGCTTTGCAATCTGCACAGCATACATGTCATGTCGTGTCATGTCACAACAAGGAAATATCTGTTTCGGGTGGGCCCTAAAAGTCATTACGTGTGACGTAGACTTTGGAGTTGTACAATGCTgctttaaaaagcaacaaacatcTTTCTCTTGTGTATGAAATGTTTCCATCTCTACCAGATGCAGAAATATATTATattgatgctgttgtgttagcTTTAAGGAGGTAGAAGTGCATGAGGCTCTGAAGACAGCAAATTGACACCAAAAATCTGTGGCCTTCTTTTTGTGGTAGAAATGTAGTAAACTGCTTCCACCTAGTGGCAGTGTGGCTTCCCTGCCAAGTGCTGTGATGGAAATGAAGCAgagtttatgtttaaaattcaTCTTAAATGTATAGAAAATACGTTTAAGAtttcataaaattatttaaaagcatTATCAAAATTTCTACGGTTTATCTGAAATacttttcagtaaaataatagCCACACATATCTGTAAACAACTTACTCTTACAAGCTTCTGGCTTTGTCAAACTCACGCGCAATTTTCAGGGCTGTGCTGTTGAGTCCCACAGACTGCATGTTAGTAATGATGCTGACCACCACACCCTGTGGGAGGAGCGGGGTCTGTCCTCGGCACTCATCTATCTCCTCACTGGGTAACACCAGGAGGACGCTGCTGGCTCCCACAGCGCCTCCTGTGTGTGATACGTAGTGCCTGCGCTTCCTGCACTGGCCATATTTCTGTAGTTTCTCCACCACCAGCCAGCCCTGCGCGTACAGTCCATCCTTATCCCAGCTGGCCTCTGTCCTGTCTACTGGTGCCCACAGCTCTATGGCGGTGTGGGGTTTGAGGAAGCCGGGGAGCAAGCCCTTGGTGTCTTTTAGGTGAGCCACCTGGTAGCTGTAGAGCAGAGCATTACCGAACAGCAGCAGGTCACCCACGGTGGAAAGGAAGCCGCCACCTGCCCACTTGTAGGAGTTGTCGACGTACGGGCAGTTCACAACACGTCCTTTCTTGTTGAGAtgataaaatctttaaaaggtGCATAAATGATAAATAAGGACTCACTGCTGGATTTTTATCACAATgtgcacttaaaaaacaaacaatgagcaATCAAAACAACCTCAGAGAAATAACAGGTGTCTACAAAAGCCTAGACTGATATTACCAGTGTCAGGATTAATAGCTTACAATAATTCCACTACTTAAACGGTAACTAGACATCTcactttttcaaattaaataactCAATTACAATTACTGAAATTTAAACAGGCTCATTGCTGGTTACATCTGTCTTACCCTTTAAggctggatcaacatcacttttcctttgctgcattcaaatgccttacataagtttttaaacctttggattggtttgatttctttggaaaacaagGTTGAAATGGCAATGGGCAACTTAGCCAAGAAAAGTCCTACAaatcgcaagaaattagtagatttagaaaattagatttaaaaattttcttgcaaattttcgcatcatttcttctaaagttgcttgttgccttctccccaaatttttaaagaaactgagccaaatttgctcaggtttcagaggcttAATCATAGcagaaaaatgcatattattCCCTGGATTTTTTCCCCAGTTAGAGGAATGTCAGAATATGTGACCCCACTTTACcttcataataataaatgagtTAAACACCAAGCTACAGATGACAATATGAGagaaaatactaaatactaCTGTTACCaaacataaatgtgttttgatattttacacTGCAAACCAGTATGTTGTTTTCCTTGGAATAGTCTTAGTCTAGGGCAATGTCTCTTCATAGTCCGTTGATAATCTAGTGATTCTGGACTAAAATCAGGAGTATTTCCTTATTGATAAATCCAACTGCAAAGTCTAATTTGATAAATTCATCCACTGAAGGCATAATACATGTCAGGTGGCAGCATCTGTGTGATGAGGTGATGAGGTTCCAAAGTGAAGGGAAGTGGTTCTttgaccccaaaaaacaaaacaaaaaaacaccccttttttgtctgactttttttttctaagaaatgTACAACTTCATAAACTTTTGACTTTGTAAACTCAAAGGATATTCAacttttttcctcacaaatgAACGACATTTATCTTGGAAattctgagggtttttttctcacaataGTGCccccagttttgttttttgtttaaatgtataatGGCCCTAATACGCCGTCGTACAACAATAAGCCACAGTGACACTAAAATAATGGTGCTATGAGTCTATTAATAAGAGTACTGAAGCTGATATTTAAAAGTGGAGCAAAAGTTACTTTAACCAGCAACTTATCAATTTTATAGGCAgtgattaataaaataaattaattttgagaAAAGTAACCTTTAACTGTAACTACTAATTTTAGTAGCTTGCAAAACATAGATTTCCCCCGTACTCAATTGTGACTTGACATTGAGGACATTATAGACGGATTACCTGGAGCGGTGGTAAATAATAGGGTCGTTCTCATCAGGCACGGTATTGAGCATTCCCAGCTCCCGAAACATGTTAGTCATGACATCCAGGAAGGGCTGTCCTGCAGCTCGCTCTACAGCAGCACTGAGCAGAGTAAAGGCGTGGGTGGAGTACAGAAAAGTGGTACCTGCCagtcgttaaaaaaaaaaaaggttaaaaaaaaatcttaaaaaattaaTCTTACACAGCAAGACATTAACAATGTATAATATTTGCTTGGCTGATATATGCACACAACCAGCACGTACTGAATTTTGCCAACTGCACATATATAAGGCACCTTGCACTTTATGGTATACAGTTTACATTGTTGTTACTGCACTTTTGTCAGCTgtatgaatctgtttttttctttttttcttaatttcttttattttcctttctcaCGATTATTTTTATGGCgattttacctttatttttataggacaaatagtgtgaaagggggagagagagaggggatgacatgcagcaaagggccaagggtGGAATTGAACCCACCTGGTGTCAACCTTTTTGTAAATGGGGTGCTTGCTCCACCAAGTAAGCTGTGCACccctttcctttttctgtcttacTTTTACTGCtattgtctgttacctgccaagggacTACTCATGTACATTAGCAGTCCTGCTAACTCCTGCATATTTACATTAGTATTTTATACTGATATTCATTAATATGCTGAGTCCCtcttaaataaacataaaataataataataatatttaaatggtTTAGTGAGCAGATATGTGCCTTACCAGGTTTGAAAATGAGTGGGTCGTCCTTGAAAAGGTCCAAAGCCTTAGTGACACTTTCAAAGTTGTCTTTCAAGTAGTACTCCTCGTGCTCAAACTCCTTTTTCTTTGGAGCCTGAGCAGCTTCTTTGCCTTTACTGTTCTGTTCTGTTGCAGGTTTATCTTTGTTTTCAGATGAGCTCTtttcatcctcttttttttccggCTTTAAAAGACGCTTCGCTTTCTCCTTGTCCTCCCTCACTTTCTTTGCATCCTTCTCATAATGCCGTATCCCACTCAGATGGGACAGAATCATACGGGGGGTTATTGTGacctgaaataaaatgataagcGTGTGAGCTCTGAACAGCGTAATATTATTGCAGATAACAAGAAAAGTCTAACTCTTTAAGTAACTTACATCCTGTCCATTAAATTGTTTCTGGGGAAATTCTGGGACGTATTTCTGAACAGGGACGTCAAGATCGAGTTTCCCCTCCTCACACAGCCGTGCAGCGGCTGCAGATGTGAGGGGCTTACTAATGCTGGCAATTCGCATCACTGTTTCGGGGCTGCATGGCACACGGTTCTCCAAATCAGCATAACCGATCCCTGAAATACATAAAGAATCATCATATATATAATCATATAAGAATGTCAATGTGTTTTCAGAAGAATATGTTTAATATATAAACTGTGAAAACCCACAATCACTACATTTGTGAGACATCtcagtaaataaaatgaatccACTGGCTTAATTTATGGCCCAAACAGTCACTTAATCACTTAAAGCTGAGGTAGGCAAAAATCTggtaaaggcaaaaaaaagaaaaggcagaatttgaaaatacactcTCCTCTTACAGCAACCCTCGGTCTTTAGGCCCCTCTCAGCACATGAACACCAGCACATACATAATTATCTTATTTAATTCATGGAGccccctttttttgtctcactctctttctctattGCCAGACAAGAattatgctgtgttcacataGAATATGGCACACCGGCGACACCTCCTGGACGGCacgggaaaaaaagacaaaaattctAATGGAATGGCAGAACAGCAAAAATACAATACACATTGGGTTACTGCTCAGGTTGCTATGGTGATgtgtcaaaaaattaaaaaaatgtattacataaaaatatttatggtctattattttatgtaattattgttCTAATTTACATagccataaaataaataactattttgtgtctattattgtatgtaatttttgtagcattttacatggtcataaaataaatacgattattttttgtctattaTTCTATGTAATTACTGTAGCATTTTACATagccttaaaataaataaaattattttgcatctaTTTTCTATGGAATTATTGTAACAGTTTACATAGccataaattatttaaattattttgtcaacTATTTTATGCAATTATTGTAGCATTTTACATAAccataaagaaatacatttattatgttgattattttatgtaattattgtaGCAATTTACATAGCCATAAAATAATaccattattttgtcttttattttatgtaattattatagcAATATACATAGATATAAAGGAAGCTTTCgctttatattattttgcaaactttaaatgattgttaaattccccccaaaatgcaaagaaagtaaaatttcctctaaaatgtaaagaaagtgaaaaaaatcatcaatcatttattcattcattattcatcacCTACCATATGTCTGCTTTTCTTGTAACATCTTGGTAGGATTTCAGTTTCCAATAATACAATTCCAGGTGTTGTTGGACAGAAACTATCAACCTTTCGTTTTCCAGATTGGTCATGTTTTGTCGTTGTGTACGCAATATCTGGTTAAAAATTCCGTTCCAGAGGACggcaaaaagttttaaaaaaatgtatctcgCCTAATTTTACTGCCCAGCTCTCGTTCACTAGAATGACATCCAGTTTGCCATCTGCCAGACGGTTTACAGATTATGTGTTCGCAGCATTAGTTTCCTACCACAGCCTAGAATTTCTAAAGCCTGTAAaaagagccaagaggaggtgaGGAAGTCTAGTTTTCGCCCAGTCCATGGTTATGATGGGCTTTGTTTTTTGCCCAGTGAGCTCAAAATTAAACAGTCTACCCCAAAAGTTGACAGCTCACAGTGAGCCTCTTGTGTTCAGAGCCAAAGCTTAAAAGTTATTTgtctgttaaaatgtaattgtcTGTTATGTCTTTACTTATTGTTCCTTGGTCTCTCATGAGTCAATGCTGGGCCACTGCTGATTTGACTGGCAAGCTTCATTCAGCTTTGACCAGAAGTGacataacattttttggggggtactGGCAAATGTTGCACAATAACTGGAGTGGGTAGGAACTTTCAGTAGTTCCCAACAGTATTAATTTGTCATGTGAGCAAACATTTGACCAGCCAAAATGGTGATGCAAAGGCCCAACCAGTTTGCTTGACTCATTTGTGTAAATGTTAGCATTATGTTAGCAAGAGTAACAGCAattccagggttcccacacattttcaaggacaaattttcaaaatttcaaggacccataataaaagATGTTCTTTTCCAACTTGcctgacatttttgttgttgttttaagatatcacattcaaaaggtattcaaatataatttcagttcgctggcatacatggagggagagatgaaacAAGGGAAGGAAATAGAGAAGTGAaagtgatggtaaacaaaatgctGTTGCACATCAGCATATACTAGAGCAATGTTATGTCGATAGcttcagaaaatacatttgccgTTATATTATATGACGTGGAACATCATCCACTGAAGATTACAGTATCAGTTTCATTACACACatcaaaattcaatgacttttccaaaacttttgacAATTTCTAtgaatttcatgacattttcatgcctggaaaatgtgaacCCTGCGATTAAAGGTTGTTTGGACATGGACATAAAGTGTCACAACCCAAAATGTCGACcaacattaatttaaattttattggtCAGCCAAACTGGTGATGCACCAGT
Protein-coding regions in this window:
- the lactb gene encoding serine beta-lactamase-like protein LACTB, mitochondrial isoform X2; the encoded protein is MSRLLLPNRLCARCSPLTARGSPLSTPRAAARDKHRLSDVFIQQQRRCVGGSSTAYFKYKSKSRIWICGVGVGFAIAVGLKYRADTADSSFDDRVREEPSTDRYSYAVKVSRDLLERIKAEVGAPGMLVGVSVDGAQVWSEGIGYADLENRVPCSPETVMRIASISKPLTSAAAARLCEEGKLDLDVPVQKYVPEFPQKQFNGQDVTITPRMILSHLSGIRHYEKDAKKVREDKEKAKRLLKPEKKEDEKSSSENKDKPATEQNSKGKEAAQAPKKKEFEHEEYYLKDNFESVTKALDLFKDDPLIFKPGTTFLYSTHAFTLLSAAVERAAGQPFLDVMTNMFRELGMLNTVPDENDPIIYHRSRFYHLNKKGRVVNCPYVDNSYKWAGGGFLSTVGDLLLFGNALLYSYQVAHLKDTKGLLPGFLKPHTAIELWAPVDRTEASWDKDGLYAQGWLVVEKLQKYGQCRKRRHYVSHTGGAVGASSVLLVLPSEEIDECRGQTPLLPQGVVVSIITNMQSVGLNSTALKIAREFDKARSL
- the LOC121950509 gene encoding U-actitoxin-Avd12a-like isoform X2, coding for MPFIFNKLFIYATLLSLLESDTCGYPMRSSSDHGDPCNGQEATYCMNGGTCYKIPSMNTLSCVCNENNKGSRCEQFQLLISSTDAGQAGLIAAVVIVALFVLVMLAVVIYYIYKMLKAKQQSQQNNQQQYWRVKPRV
- the lactb gene encoding serine beta-lactamase-like protein LACTB, mitochondrial isoform X1 translates to MSRLLLPNRLCARCSPLTARGSPLSTPRAAARDKHRLSDVFIQQQRRCVGGSSTAYFKYKSKSRIWICGVGVGFAIAVGLKYRADTADSSFDDRVREEPSTDRYSYAVKVSRDLLERIKVSDEAEVGAPGMLVGVSVDGAQVWSEGIGYADLENRVPCSPETVMRIASISKPLTSAAAARLCEEGKLDLDVPVQKYVPEFPQKQFNGQDVTITPRMILSHLSGIRHYEKDAKKVREDKEKAKRLLKPEKKEDEKSSSENKDKPATEQNSKGKEAAQAPKKKEFEHEEYYLKDNFESVTKALDLFKDDPLIFKPGTTFLYSTHAFTLLSAAVERAAGQPFLDVMTNMFRELGMLNTVPDENDPIIYHRSRFYHLNKKGRVVNCPYVDNSYKWAGGGFLSTVGDLLLFGNALLYSYQVAHLKDTKGLLPGFLKPHTAIELWAPVDRTEASWDKDGLYAQGWLVVEKLQKYGQCRKRRHYVSHTGGAVGASSVLLVLPSEEIDECRGQTPLLPQGVVVSIITNMQSVGLNSTALKIAREFDKARSL
- the LOC121950509 gene encoding pro-neuregulin-4, membrane-bound isoform-like isoform X1, with protein sequence MSNKKQLGAVVRRHYDSPQEPALTTKSWDNTSWKQPKTLQMMADHGDPCNGQEATYCMNGGTCYKIPSMNTLSCVCNENNKGSRCEQFQLLISSTDAGQAGLIAAVVIVALFVLVMLAVVIYYIYKMLKAKQQSQQNNQQQYWRVKPRV